GGGCAGAAGTGGCCGCGGTGGTGGTGGCCGTCGTCGCGGTACGGGTACTCGACGTAATGGCGACGGCCGTCGTAGTCATGGTCGCGGTCATTGTCGGTGGTGATGGCGGTGCCGGCTGCCGCGCCCACGGCGCCGCCGATGATGGCGCCGCTGCGGCCACCCACTTCGTTACCGACTGCTGCGCCCGCGGCGCCGCCCAGGCCACCGCCGATGGCGGCATC
The sequence above is a segment of the Immundisolibacter sp. genome. Coding sequences within it:
- a CDS encoding glycine zipper domain-containing protein codes for the protein MNKKPFPYIALFALALAAPVHAGDTLDAAIGGGLGGAAGAAVGNEVGGRSGAIIGGAVGAAAGTAITTDNDRDHDYDGRRHYVEYPYRDDGHHHRGHFCPPGQAKKGNC